One Cervus canadensis isolate Bull #8, Minnesota chromosome 13, ASM1932006v1, whole genome shotgun sequence DNA segment encodes these proteins:
- the LOC122452302 gene encoding type-1 angiotensin II receptor-associated protein isoform X2, with product MELPAVNLKAILLVHWLLTTWGCIVFQGPYPWTNFPILALGVWAVAQRDSVDAISMFLGGLVATIFLDIIYLGIFYPRSSLSDTVRFSAGMTILNLILKPISCFFVYQMYRERGGSLGPSEERSSYQPIDSSEVPADPESKAHVTRGY from the exons GCGATCCTCCTGGTTCACTGGCTGCTGACAACCTG GGGCTGCATCGTGTTCCAGGGCCCGTATCCCTGGACCAACTTCCCCATCCTGGCCTTGGGCGTGTGGGCCGTGGCGCAGCGGGACTCTGTCGACGCCATAAGTATG TTTCTGGGTGGCTTGGTGGCTACCATCTTCCTGGACATTATCTACCTTGGCATCTTCTACCCGAGGTCCAGCCTCTCGGACACGGTGCGCTTCAGCGCAGGCATGACCATCCTCAACCTGATCCTCAAGCCGATCTCCTGCTTCTTCGTCTACCAAATGTACCGAGAGCGTGGGG GTTCCCTTGGGCCCTCAGAGGAGCGCAGTTCATACCAGCCGATCGACTCCTCAGAGGTGCCTGCTGACCCGGAGAGCAAGGCTCACGTGACCCGAGGATACTGA
- the LOC122452302 gene encoding type-1 angiotensin II receptor-associated protein isoform X1, with the protein MELPAVNLKAILLVHWLLTTWGCIVFQGPYPWTNFPILALGVWAVAQRDSVDAISMFLGGLVATIFLDIIYLGIFYPRSSLSDTVRFSAGMTILNLILKPISCFFVYQMYRERGGELLVHVGSLGPSEERSSYQPIDSSEVPADPESKAHVTRGY; encoded by the exons GCGATCCTCCTGGTTCACTGGCTGCTGACAACCTG GGGCTGCATCGTGTTCCAGGGCCCGTATCCCTGGACCAACTTCCCCATCCTGGCCTTGGGCGTGTGGGCCGTGGCGCAGCGGGACTCTGTCGACGCCATAAGTATG TTTCTGGGTGGCTTGGTGGCTACCATCTTCCTGGACATTATCTACCTTGGCATCTTCTACCCGAGGTCCAGCCTCTCGGACACGGTGCGCTTCAGCGCAGGCATGACCATCCTCAACCTGATCCTCAAGCCGATCTCCTGCTTCTTCGTCTACCAAATGTACCGAGAGCGTGGGGGTGAGCTCCTGGTCCACGTTG GTTCCCTTGGGCCCTCAGAGGAGCGCAGTTCATACCAGCCGATCGACTCCTCAGAGGTGCCTGCTGACCCGGAGAGCAAGGCTCACGTGACCCGAGGATACTGA